Below is a genomic region from Pseudazoarcus pumilus.
GCTCGACAAGGCGCTCTTCGGGGATGCGCGTGACGCGCGACATCGCGCTTGGCGCCATCAGGCGCAGTTCCGCATCGGGCAATGCATAGCACGCACCGGTCGCCATGCCGGTGGCCATGAAGCCGCCACTGATGGCCAGGGTGTGCACCAGACCGATCACGCGATGACCCCCGCGGCGCGCCGCGTCGAGACATTTCGTGAGGTGCGCGATGCAGCCGTTGTTGCCCATCAGCTCGTCCCAGCGCGACAGGCGCTGACCCGAGTTGTCGACGATCAGCACGATTGGCCGGCCGGGTGCGCTGCGCATCGTGTCCAGCACGCGACGCGACATCGCGAGCGCCAGATCGACGCCGATGTGGGCCTGATCGGTAGTCCCGATCACGGTCACGGTCTGGCCATCAACGCTTGCAGTGCCGGCAAGCAGCTTGCCCTGGCGCACGACCGCATGTTCCTCGCCGAAGAGCTCGACCAACAGGCGTTCGGACGGATGGGCCGCAGTGGTGGCGTTCATCGCGATGTCTCCTCCAGGGTGCCGAGCAGCCGATTGAAGGCGTCGGGCTCGAGTTCCGGCACGCGTTCGGGTGCGTCCACGCCCAGGGCGGCCCACACGTCCACCCCGTCGCGGCATTCGGCAAAGCGGGTCACGCGCGCCTCCAGGCGCGCCTGTTCGGTCTCCAGCGAATCGAGATCGTGCGCGCGCGACCGGCCCAGATATCCGGCGATCGCATCGCGAAAGGCGTCCATTCCGTCGGCGACCAGCGCGTCGGCCTCGCCGAGCAGGCGACGGTGCTTGCCGCCCATCGTGCGCCACACCAGCGCGCGATCGCGCGAGTCGAATTCCTCCACGCCCTCGACGGCCTCGATCACTTCTGGCCCCGAGATGGAAAGACGGCCTTCCTCGCTGATCACGATCCAGTCGCAGGACCGCGCGATGATGGACATGCCGCCGTAGCAGCCGTTCCTGCCACCGATCGCGACGATGACCGGAATGCCGGCCGCGCGCACCGCAAGCACCGCACGCTGGATCTCGCCCATCGCGATGAGGCCGGCATTGGCCTCCTGAAGACGGACGCCGCCCGAATCGATGAGCAGGATCACCCCGTCGGGACGCACGTCGAGCGCTCGTTCGATGAGTCCGGTCAGTTTCGCGCCGTGCACCTCGCCGACCGAGCCGCCCATGAAACTGCCCTCCTGCGCGGCAATCAGCACCGGCCGCCCGGCCAGCAGGCCTTCGCCGACGACGACTCCGTCATCGAAGGCCACCGGCATGTCGAGCAGCGGCAGATGGGGGCTGGTGCGCCGCGCAAGCGGGCCGCAGAACTCGCGGAATGTGCCGGCGTCGAGCAGGCCGCGCACGCGCGTGCGGGCACCGGCTTCGAGAAAGCTGTGACGCGCTATCTTCATGCCGGGGCTCCCTTGAGGTCGGCCGCGGCCTGGTCGAGGCGCAGGCACACGACCGCCGGCGTCGCACCCCCGTCGTTGATCGAGATGCGCACGTCGGCCAGCCCCTGGCGCGTGACGAAGTCGCTCAGCACCTTGTGCCAGGTGCGCTCGTAGCCCCGGATGGCGGTGTCGACGACCGCCTCGCAGCGGCCCGACAGCTCGGCGCGCTCGAGCAGTACTTCGAGATTGCCCGAGCCGACGACGCCTGCATGGGCAAAGTCGTTGGCCGGTGCCATGCTGCCGTGATCGAAAGAGAATTCCAGATGTTCCATGTTCGTCTCACCAGTTGCGGAAACGCGCGGGGGGATCGTAGAGCCCGCCCGACCAGCGCACCAGATCCTTGATCGAGCGTGCCGCGAGCAGGTCGCGCGTCGCCAGCCGCTTGTCCACGCCGAGGTCCTCGGGATAGCTCACGGCGCCCTTGGCCCGCAGACGACGCACCATTTCGGGATCGCGCGCCATACCCACCTCGGTGTAGCCGGCCACGCCACGAATGGCCTGTTCGCGCTCTTCGGGGCCGTCGCACAGCAAGAGGTTGGCGATGCCCTCTTCGGTGACGATGTGGGTCAGATCGTCGCCATACACCATGACCGGCGGCAGCGGCAGCCCGAAGCTCTCCTGCAGCTTCCAGGCGTCGAGCCGCTCGACGAAGGTCGAACTGAGCCCTTCGCGGAAACTCTCGACGATCTGCACGACGAGCTTGCGACCGCGCGGCATGCCGTTGCCACGGTGTGCCTCGCGTCCGGCCATCAGCCAGCTTTCGCTGCCGTGGCGGCGCGCCCGCGACTCCGAACCGAAGTTCGGCGCGCCACCGAAGCCCGTGATGCGCGAAAGCGTGGCGGTCGAGGAGTTGCCTTCGAGATCGATCTGCAGGGTCGAGCCGATAAACAGATCCGAATAATGGCCAGCGATCTGGCAGAAGATGCGGTTCGAGCGCATCGACCCGTCGCGTCCGGTAAAGAACACGTCCGAGCGCTCGGACACGTAGTTTTCCATGCCGAGTTCCGAGCCCGCGCAATGAATGCCCTCGACGAAGCCCGACTCGATCGCCGGAATCAGCGTGGGGCAGGGATTGACCGACATGTATTTGCAGATCTTGCCGCGCAGACCGAGATCCGCGGCGTAGGTCGGCAGGATCAGCTCGATCGCGGCGGTATCGAAGCCGATGCCGTGATTGAGCCGCGCCACCCCGTACTTCTCGTAGATGCCGCGAATCACCATCATCGCCATCAGGATCTGGACCTCGGTGATGGCGGCCGGATCGCGCGTGAAGATGGGCTCGATGTAATAGGGGCGCGGCGCTTCGACCACGAAGCTGACCCAGTCGCCGGGGACATCCACACGCGGCACGCGGTCGACGATGCGATTGACCTGCGCGATCAGGATGCCGGACTTGAACGCCGTCGCCTCGACGATGGCCGGCGTGTCCTCGGTGTTGGGCCCGGTGTAGAGGTTGCCTTCGTGATCGGCGGCATCGGCGGCAATGAAACTCACGTTGGGCGTGAGGTCGCAGAAATACCGACCGTACAGTTCGAGGTAGGTGTGGATCGCGCCGACCTTGAGCCGCCCTTCCTTGACCAGACGCGACAGGCGCAGCCCTTGCGGGCCGGAGTAGCAGAAATCGAGCCGTTCCGCGATGCCGCGCTCGAACACGTCCAGATGCGGGGCGAGCGCGATGTTCGACTGGATGATGTGCAGGTCGTGCACGCGCTCGGGCGACACTTCGGCCAGACATTCAGCGAGAAAATCGGCATGCTTCTGGTTGTTGCCTTCGATGCACAGACGGTCACCCGGTTCGATGACGGCTTCGAGCAGGGCCACCACATCGTCCGGCGCGACTACCTTGTCCTTCGCGAGCGCCGCGCCGCGCTGCATGCGCGCACAATAACGCTCGCGCAGCGTTCCCCAGTCCCGTACCGCTCCATCGATCGCTGTCCCGGAATCACCCATCGTCATCACCACCTTGCTTTTTTCCGCCGACATCGGCAACGCAAACGTGCGCTACATCTAAAATACTACTAATATATTAGCAGCCTGCATTCTGCCCACCATACACCGGGGACGCAAGCATGCGTCTGTTCGAACCACGCACGGCGGCGCAAACCACACTCGAACGGACGACCGAAAAACACTGTCATTGATTGCGGAGGTTCAACGTGACCAGCTCGCCAACCAACGAACGCCAGACGCGCGAGGCGCTCCCCACCTTCACGGACTGTCACGCGGGCATCGTCGGCCATCTGGACGCGCTGGGCGAACTCGACGCCCTGCTCGCCTCGGCCGCGCGCGCGCGGAAAATCGCGCAACAGGCGGTGGAATTCTTCGACGAGATGATTCTCGAACACCACGAGGACGAGGAGCGCGAACTGTTTCCCACGGTGCGCAAACATGCCGCCGCAGGCGAAGAACGCGAACTCGTCGATTCGCTGTGTGACCGTCTCACGGCTGACCACCGTTCGCTCGAGAAGCAATGGCGTGCGATCAAGCCGCAACTGGCGCGCATCGCCGCCGGCAAGGATACCGCTCTGGACTCCGAAGCCACCGCCGCGCTGATCGCCGGCTACAAGGCGCACGCCCACTTCGAGGAAACCCGCCTGCTGCCGCTCGCCGCCGAGATCCTCGGCCGCAGCGACGCCGAACTGGCACGCCTGGGATACGCGCTGCACATCCGCCACGCCACGCGCACGGCCAAGCCCTTCGGCTGATCGCGCCGCCCGCTGACATCAGCGCCAGCGCGACTCGTTCTCGCGGCGCGTGAATTTCACCATGCGTCCGTCGGTGAGCACTTCGCGGATGCGCCACGGCACGCCCTCGGCGTCGATCTCCACCAGGCCGACGCCGGCGCCGTTGAGCAGGCGGCGGCCGTGCGGCGTGCCTTCGGGCTTGCGCGGGATCACGCGCATGTTGCGTCGGCGAGTGAACCAGTTGAGCGGCGAGCGGGGCGAGTACAGCCAGCGGTTGGCGCGGTCGAGCCGGTCGAGCAGCTTTGGGGGAAATTCGTTGCGCAGGCCGCTGCTGCAGATCTGCCAGATGTCGGGGCCGTGCTCGCGCCCGCGCAGTTCGACGTCGTAGACGAAGGAGTAATGCACGTCGCCGGAGAGCACGACGAAGTGCTGCGGCGTCTTGGGATGGCGGAACACGTTGAGGATGGCGTGCGCCGCGCCCGGATGGGCCATCCAGTTCTCGGCATCGACGGTGAGCGGATGGCCGCACCAGGTGACGATGCGCTGCAGGGTCTCGATGAGCTTGACGCCGAAGATCGGCGCGGGCGAGACCATCAGCACCGCCGGATGGTCGCGCAGTTCCTGCTGCAGGTCGGTGATCGACTCCCAGTCCATCAGGCCCGACGGGCGGCGTGCGGCGGTCTCCGAGCGCCAGCGATGGGTGCGCGTGTCGATCACCACCAGCGGCGGCGTGGTGGGCCAGGTGTAGTGCCAGTCGCGGAACTTGAGCAGGCGGTCGATGCACGTTTCGTGCGCCTCGCCGCCGGGACGCGCGAGCGTGTCGGCCACGGCGTCGAGCACCGCGTCGTCGAAGGCCTCGGGCCGGTTGCCCCAGCCCTGATGGATCAGATAGCCCACAATGGCGTTGCCCACCACGCGGCGCGAGAACGGGTGGCCGTAGGCCACCTCCTCCCACTCACGCGACAAATTCCAGTCGTCGGTGACGTCGTGGTCGTCGAAGATCATCGCCACCGGCAGATGGGCGAACAGCCGGCGCACCGCCGGCAGCGCACGCACGAAGCCGTCGAGCAGGCCGCGCTCGCGCTCGAACAGCGCGCGTGATTCGGCATCCAGCCAGCCCTGCGCATCGAGTTCCAGCCCCTCCCACACGCTCGGCGACCAGGCCAGCAGATACATCGCCAGGACCTCGGCGAGCGCGATCAGATGGTTGTGCGCGCTGTCCGTGGTGAAGATCGGTTTCTCGACCCCGCCGAAGAGGATCTCGACGAGTTGTGCATTGCCCTTGCGCCGCGGCAGCAGGCGCTCGCGCCGATAGTAGCCGTCGGGGTGGGCGTAGAGTTGCTCGGAATCGCCCACGCCGCACTCCTCGGTGCCGTCGAGCGTCTCCGGCGGCAGACCCAGGCGGGGGATGAGGGCGTGGATGGCGCGCAGCATCGGGCCGGCGACATCGTCGCAATACACCTGATCGCCGCACAGCACCAGCGCCGAGGGCCACGCGGGCAGTTCGCCGGCGGCCTCGCACGGCGGGCCGTCGTGCGCGATGCGCCGCGCGAGCAGTTCGTCTGCCGCCGCCAATCCGTCACCGCCGTCGAAATGCGGCTTGCGGCACGAGCCATACAGCAGCGAGGCGACCTGCGGCGCGAACACGAAGCCCGGTCCCTCGCGCCCCGGGTAGCACAGGTCCGGCGCCCATTCGCGCCAGCCCTGCCACGCGGCGTCGGGCGCGTCGAGCGGCTGCACGGCGATGTCGTAGCCGATCCAGCGCTGTTCGGGCAGAGCCTCGTCGAGGGTCAGATCAAGAAGCAGATAGTGCAGATGTTCGCCGGCCGCAATCTGCCGGCAGCCCGCATCACCCGGCGCCAGCACCCGCTCGCGCGGGCCGCGGTCCGCATCCAGGCGCACGCGCAGCCGCAAGGGCCGGCTTGCCGCCAGCCACCACACCACACGCTGCGCCTCGACGCGCCGCAGGATGGGCCCGCACAGGACCAGCGGAAGTTCAGACGACATGCCCACCCCGATGACAAGCTTCGAACACGGCCGCAGCGGCTGCGCGGCGACAGAGCGCAGCCGACCCTATCATCGGGCGCATCAGCTCGCCCACCCTTGCGCGCCGGCGGCGTCGGCACCGCCCTGGTGCTGCGCGATCCAGGCCGGCACTTCTTCAGCCGCGACGGGTCGCGAAATCAGATAGCCCTGCAGATAATCGCAACCGAGCTCGCGCAGCAGTTCGCGGCTGGCCGGGGTCTCGACGCCTTCTGCGACCACCTCGAGGCCGAGGTTGTGGCCCATCTCAATGGTCGAACGCACGATGATCGCGTCGTCGCCCCCGTCGTCCAGGCGCAGGATGAAGGACTTGTCGATCTTCAGTTGCTGCACCGGCATGCGCTTGAGCTGAGCGAGCGAGGAATAGCCCGTGCCGTAGTCGTCCACCGCAATGCTCATGCCCGCTGCGCGCAGCGCCTCGAGCGTGCGCAGGGCGAGTTCGGCGTCCTGCATGATCGCGCTTTCGGTGACTTCCAGGCTGAGGCGCTCGGTGGTCAGCGCGTGCTTGTTGAGCACCTCGAGAATGCGTGCCGGCAGAGCAGTGTCGATGACATCGTGTGCCGACAGGTTGACCGCCACGCAGACACGCTGCCCCTGTGCCTCCCAGGCTGCAACGTGCGCGCACACCGCCTCGATCATCCAGCCGGTGAGCAGATGGATGTTGCCCGAGCGTTCGGCCAGGCCGATGAACTCGTCGGCCGGAATGAAGCCCAGTTCGGCGTGCTGCCAGCGCATCAACGCCTCAAATTCCACCAGTTCGCCGTCCGCGGCGCGCAACTTGGGCTGGAACACCATCGCCAGTTGCCCGCGACCCACCGCCTCCTGCAGATCGCGGATCAGCGTGAGCTGGCGCAGGTGCTGCTCGTCCTGCCCCATGGCGTAGCGCTGATGGTGCACGCGCGCGCTGCGCGCCGCTTCCAGCGCGACCTCCGCGCGGCGCAGCAGCAGCGTCGGGCTGTCGCCGTGCTCGGGAAAGCCGACTTCGCCCACCGACACCGACGGGCGGATGGGCGAGTCGCGCAGGTCGATGGGTTCGGCCATCTCGCGCTGCAGGCGCTGCAGCCACTGCGGATCGATCCCGGCGCCATCGAGCAGCAGCAGGAACTCGTCTCCCCCCAGGCGATACGCGGTGCGCGCCGGCGGCGGCATTCCCGCGAGCCGGCCCGCGAGCGTGGTCAGCACGCGATCGCCCAGCGCGTAGCCGAAGGTATCGTTGATGGCGCGAAAGCCGTTGATCGCCAGGCGCAACAGCACGAAGGGCGCGCCTGCGGCGATCGCCACCTCGATGTCCTGCTGGGCGGAACTGCGGTTGGCCAGGTCGGTGAGCTGGTCATGACGCGAACGATGCAGCAGCGAAGCCTCGCGCTCATCGATGTCGTCCTGCATCACCAGCATGGTGTCGGCCAGCAGGGCGATTTCACTCTGCCGCGGGACTTCGATACGCTCGAGGCGCTCGCCGCGACCGATGCGCCGCGCCGCGTCGGCGAGTACGCCCAGCGGCCGGCTCACGCCGCGCGCACTGAGCATCGCCACCGCCGCGGCGAAGGCCAGCGTCAGCGCGAAGATGCCCAGCAGCTGCCAGCGCAGTTCGCGATAAGTGGCGAGCAGGCGGTCACGCGCCACGCTGGCGACAGCGTAGGCGCGACCGTCGTCTCCTTCATGCAGCATCGCGGCCCGGTTGAGGTAGTCCAGGCGCGCATCGAAGCCGCTGCCGTCGAGATAGTCGCCGGCGGCCAGCGCGGCGCGCAGTGCACCGGGATCGAGCCGGGCACCCCCGTCATCGAGCGAGGTGACGAACCACGGCTGTGCCGAGGCCCCGCTGTCGACCACGAAGCTCGCCGACAGGCGGGTGAGGTTGGCAATCTCGCGCGCCAGCGCCTCGTCAAGCAGAAAGCCCATGCCCACCCAGCCGATCAGGTTGGGCGCCATCACCGGCAGCAGCACGAACTGATAGGGCCGGCCTTCCTCCAGCACCACACCCACGCTGCCCGCCTCGTCGCGCGCCTGCCGCCAGGCGGCCTCAAACGGCAGCGCCGTGCCGCGCGCATGGTGACTGCCCGCCAGCAGCGTGCCCTGCGGGTCGGTGAGCAGGACCATGTCGGCCCCGGCACGATCGC
It encodes:
- a CDS encoding alkaline phosphatase D family protein; this encodes MSSELPLVLCGPILRRVEAQRVVWWLAASRPLRLRVRLDADRGPRERVLAPGDAGCRQIAAGEHLHYLLLDLTLDEALPEQRWIGYDIAVQPLDAPDAAWQGWREWAPDLCYPGREGPGFVFAPQVASLLYGSCRKPHFDGGDGLAAADELLARRIAHDGPPCEAAGELPAWPSALVLCGDQVYCDDVAGPMLRAIHALIPRLGLPPETLDGTEECGVGDSEQLYAHPDGYYRRERLLPRRKGNAQLVEILFGGVEKPIFTTDSAHNHLIALAEVLAMYLLAWSPSVWEGLELDAQGWLDAESRALFERERGLLDGFVRALPAVRRLFAHLPVAMIFDDHDVTDDWNLSREWEEVAYGHPFSRRVVGNAIVGYLIHQGWGNRPEAFDDAVLDAVADTLARPGGEAHETCIDRLLKFRDWHYTWPTTPPLVVIDTRTHRWRSETAARRPSGLMDWESITDLQQELRDHPAVLMVSPAPIFGVKLIETLQRIVTWCGHPLTVDAENWMAHPGAAHAILNVFRHPKTPQHFVVLSGDVHYSFVYDVELRGREHGPDIWQICSSGLRNEFPPKLLDRLDRANRWLYSPRSPLNWFTRRRNMRVIPRKPEGTPHGRRLLNGAGVGLVEIDAEGVPWRIREVLTDGRMVKFTRRENESRWR
- a CDS encoding biotin-independent malonate decarboxylase subunit gamma, which produces MNATTAAHPSERLLVELFGEEHAVVRQGKLLAGTASVDGQTVTVIGTTDQAHIGVDLALAMSRRVLDTMRSAPGRPIVLIVDNSGQRLSRWDELMGNNGCIAHLTKCLDAARRGGHRVIGLVHTLAISGGFMATGMATGACYALPDAELRLMAPSAMSRVTRIPEERLVELSRSLPVLGPGVVNFVRIGGLHGVFADDLRAELAKALSHVDAEDDPRRRLGAERGGRPHALEIAVAVRSGVVA
- a CDS encoding putative bifunctional diguanylate cyclase/phosphodiesterase, which encodes MSFGRRLLLVMLAVVLVSQLVSAVAILRTIERDVLSSGGRELDVGLSVLRQLLDERGKQLRDNVSILTADFGFRSAVATEDANTLISVLANHGDRAGADMVLLTDPQGTLLAGSHHARGTALPFEAAWRQARDEAGSVGVVLEEGRPYQFVLLPVMAPNLIGWVGMGFLLDEALAREIANLTRLSASFVVDSGASAQPWFVTSLDDGGARLDPGALRAALAAGDYLDGSGFDARLDYLNRAAMLHEGDDGRAYAVASVARDRLLATYRELRWQLLGIFALTLAFAAAVAMLSARGVSRPLGVLADAARRIGRGERLERIEVPRQSEIALLADTMLVMQDDIDEREASLLHRSRHDQLTDLANRSSAQQDIEVAIAAGAPFVLLRLAINGFRAINDTFGYALGDRVLTTLAGRLAGMPPPARTAYRLGGDEFLLLLDGAGIDPQWLQRLQREMAEPIDLRDSPIRPSVSVGEVGFPEHGDSPTLLLRRAEVALEAARSARVHHQRYAMGQDEQHLRQLTLIRDLQEAVGRGQLAMVFQPKLRAADGELVEFEALMRWQHAELGFIPADEFIGLAERSGNIHLLTGWMIEAVCAHVAAWEAQGQRVCVAVNLSAHDVIDTALPARILEVLNKHALTTERLSLEVTESAIMQDAELALRTLEALRAAGMSIAVDDYGTGYSSLAQLKRMPVQQLKIDKSFILRLDDGGDDAIIVRSTIEMGHNLGLEVVAEGVETPASRELLRELGCDYLQGYLISRPVAAEEVPAWIAQHQGGADAAGAQGWAS
- a CDS encoding hemerythrin domain-containing protein — protein: MTSSPTNERQTREALPTFTDCHAGIVGHLDALGELDALLASAARARKIAQQAVEFFDEMILEHHEDEERELFPTVRKHAAAGEERELVDSLCDRLTADHRSLEKQWRAIKPQLARIAAGKDTALDSEATAALIAGYKAHAHFEETRLLPLAAEILGRSDAELARLGYALHIRHATRTAKPFG
- the mdcA gene encoding malonate decarboxylase subunit alpha → MGDSGTAIDGAVRDWGTLRERYCARMQRGAALAKDKVVAPDDVVALLEAVIEPGDRLCIEGNNQKHADFLAECLAEVSPERVHDLHIIQSNIALAPHLDVFERGIAERLDFCYSGPQGLRLSRLVKEGRLKVGAIHTYLELYGRYFCDLTPNVSFIAADAADHEGNLYTGPNTEDTPAIVEATAFKSGILIAQVNRIVDRVPRVDVPGDWVSFVVEAPRPYYIEPIFTRDPAAITEVQILMAMMVIRGIYEKYGVARLNHGIGFDTAAIELILPTYAADLGLRGKICKYMSVNPCPTLIPAIESGFVEGIHCAGSELGMENYVSERSDVFFTGRDGSMRSNRIFCQIAGHYSDLFIGSTLQIDLEGNSSTATLSRITGFGGAPNFGSESRARRHGSESWLMAGREAHRGNGMPRGRKLVVQIVESFREGLSSTFVERLDAWKLQESFGLPLPPVMVYGDDLTHIVTEEGIANLLLCDGPEEREQAIRGVAGYTEVGMARDPEMVRRLRAKGAVSYPEDLGVDKRLATRDLLAARSIKDLVRWSGGLYDPPARFRNW
- a CDS encoding biotin-independent malonate decarboxylase subunit beta — protein: MKIARHSFLEAGARTRVRGLLDAGTFREFCGPLARRTSPHLPLLDMPVAFDDGVVVGEGLLAGRPVLIAAQEGSFMGGSVGEVHGAKLTGLIERALDVRPDGVILLIDSGGVRLQEANAGLIAMGEIQRAVLAVRAAGIPVIVAIGGRNGCYGGMSIIARSCDWIVISEEGRLSISGPEVIEAVEGVEEFDSRDRALVWRTMGGKHRRLLGEADALVADGMDAFRDAIAGYLGRSRAHDLDSLETEQARLEARVTRFAECRDGVDVWAALGVDAPERVPELEPDAFNRLLGTLEETSR
- the mdcC gene encoding malonate decarboxylase acyl carrier protein, whose product is MEHLEFSFDHGSMAPANDFAHAGVVGSGNLEVLLERAELSGRCEAVVDTAIRGYERTWHKVLSDFVTRQGLADVRISINDGGATPAVVCLRLDQAAADLKGAPA